One region of Thunnus albacares chromosome 8, fThuAlb1.1, whole genome shotgun sequence genomic DNA includes:
- the srsf10a gene encoding serine/arginine-rich splicing factor 10 isoform X1, translating to MARYLRPPNTSLFVRNIADESRPEDLRREFGRYGPIVDVYIPLDFYTRRPRGFAYIQFEDVRDAEDALHNLDRKWVCGRQIEIQFAQGDRKTPNQMKTKERHSPRSFSRYDDDRDSRRRRSRSRSYERRRSRSPSYERRPRRSESPKDSRSYSRRRRSRSHENDKYRGPPRDHHRTHHEPGSRSRSASRSPSPSRSRPKGKKSQSRSHSPAEDFHPTSSSQKQSVGRSPSRSYSRSMSRSRSRSRSWAGRKSGGH from the exons ATGGCGAGGTACCTGAGGCCTCCTAATACCTCTCTGTTCGTCAGAAACATCGCCGACGAGTCCAG GCCAGAGGATTTACGGCGTGAGTTTGGTCGTTATGGGCCTATTGTAGATGTCTACATTCCACTTGACTTCTATACACGGCGGCCAAGAGGATTTGCTTACATTCA GTTTGAAGATGTCCGGGATGCAGAGGACGCTCTTCACAACCTGGACCGGAAATGGGTTTGCGGGCGCCAGATTGAGATCCAGTTCGCCCAGGGAGACCGCAAGA CCCCAAACCAGATGAAGACCAAGGAGCGGCACTCGCCTCGCAGTTTCTCCCGCTATGACGATGATCGGGATAGCCGCCGTAGACGCTCCCGAAGCCGCAGCTATGAACGTCGCAGGTCCCGCAGCCCCTCTTACGAACGCCGTCCTCGGAGGTCTGAGAGCCCTAAAGA CTCTCGGTCCTACAGTCGACGTAGACGAAGCAGAAGCCATGAAAATGACAA GTACAGAGGTCCTCCTCGTGATCACCACAGGACACACCATGAGCCAGGCTCACGTAGCCGCTCAGCGTCCCGCTCCCCCTCACCCTCCAGATCTAGGCCCAAAGGTAAAAAGAGCCAGTCCAGGTCCCACAGCCCAGCCGAAGATTTCCACCCGACATCCAGCTCCCAGAAACAATCCGTAGGGCGATCTCCGTCCCGATCCTACTCTAGATCCATGTCCCGGTCACGTTCTCGCTCCAGGTCCTGGGCTGGACGCAAGTCTGGAGGCCACTAA
- the srsf10a gene encoding serine/arginine-rich splicing factor 10 isoform X2 has translation MLKVTSQTLYVRDAEDALHNLDRKWVCGRQIEIQFAQGDRKTPNQMKTKERHSPRSFSRYDDDRDSRRRRSRSRSYERRRSRSPSYERRPRRSESPKDSRSYSRRRRSRSHENDKYRGPPRDHHRTHHEPGSRSRSASRSPSPSRSRPKGKKSQSRSHSPAEDFHPTSSSQKQSVGRSPSRSYSRSMSRSRSRSRSWAGRKSGGH, from the exons aTGTTAAAGGTAACAAGCCAAACTTTGT ATGTCCGGGATGCAGAGGACGCTCTTCACAACCTGGACCGGAAATGGGTTTGCGGGCGCCAGATTGAGATCCAGTTCGCCCAGGGAGACCGCAAGA CCCCAAACCAGATGAAGACCAAGGAGCGGCACTCGCCTCGCAGTTTCTCCCGCTATGACGATGATCGGGATAGCCGCCGTAGACGCTCCCGAAGCCGCAGCTATGAACGTCGCAGGTCCCGCAGCCCCTCTTACGAACGCCGTCCTCGGAGGTCTGAGAGCCCTAAAGA CTCTCGGTCCTACAGTCGACGTAGACGAAGCAGAAGCCATGAAAATGACAA GTACAGAGGTCCTCCTCGTGATCACCACAGGACACACCATGAGCCAGGCTCACGTAGCCGCTCAGCGTCCCGCTCCCCCTCACCCTCCAGATCTAGGCCCAAAGGTAAAAAGAGCCAGTCCAGGTCCCACAGCCCAGCCGAAGATTTCCACCCGACATCCAGCTCCCAGAAACAATCCGTAGGGCGATCTCCGTCCCGATCCTACTCTAGATCCATGTCCCGGTCACGTTCTCGCTCCAGGTCCTGGGCTGGACGCAAGTCTGGAGGCCACTAA
- the pnrc2 gene encoding proline-rich nuclear receptor coactivator 2 yields MGGGERYNIPVSHPERPLPKKKHQLGRAKQRSRDQNGSSVAASAGGAGLHHHGHRRSDKGAAYHRSPEARQAASAEKNASVRFATSYDQNWEGAVSHLNTLLVTQGSPSYAGPKFSEPPSPSVLPKPPSHWVSFPMSSCDNREMMAFQLKSLLKVQA; encoded by the coding sequence ATGGGAGGTGGAGAGAGGTACAACATTCCAGTTTCCCACCCTGAACGCCCTTTGCCCAAGAAGAAACATCAGCTTGGCCGGGCTAAGCAGAGAAGCCGTGACCAGAACGGATCGTCAGTAGCAGCATCTGCAGGAGGGGCAGGCCTTCACCATCATGGCCACCGCCGGAGTGACAAAGGCGCAGCCTACCACAGGTCCCCAGAGGCGCGGCAGGCCGCGTCTGCAGAGAAAAATGCTTCTGTCCGTTTTGCCACCAGCTATGATCAGAACTGGGAGGGTGCAGTGTCTCACCTCAACACGCTCCTGGTCACCCAGGGAAGTCCAAGCTATGCGGGGCCAAAGTTCAGCGAGCCACCCTCGCCCAGCGTGTTGCCCAAACCCCCCAGCCACTGGGTGTCCTTCCCAATGAGCTCTTGTGACAACAGGGAGATGATGGCCTTCCAGCTCAAAAGTCTCCTCAAGGTGCAGGCCTGA
- the fabp10a gene encoding fatty acid-binding protein 10-A, liver basic, translating to MDFNGTWQVYSQENYEEFLKAMDLPADVIKMAKDIKPITEIKQTGNDFVVTSKTPGKTLTNSFTIGKEAEITTMDGKKLKCIVNMEGGKMVCNTGKFCHVQEIRGGEMVETLTMGSTTLIRKSKKI from the exons ATGGACTTCAATGGAACATGGCAGGTCTACTCTCAGGAGAACTATGAGGAGTTCCTCAAGGCCATGG ATCTCCCAGCAGATGTCATTAAGATGGCTAAGGACATCAAACCAATTACTGAGATCAAGCAGACAGGCAATGACTTTGTTGTCACCTCCAAGACTCCTGGAAAGACTTTGACCAACTCTTTTACCATCGGCAAGGAGGCTGAAATCACCACCATGGATGGCAAGAAGCTCAAG TGCATTGTCAATATGGAGGGAGGCAAAATGGTCTGCAACACCGGCAAGTTCTGCCACGTTCAGGAgatcagaggaggagagatggtTGAG ACTTTGACCATGGGCTCCACAACTCTCATCAGAAAGAGCAAAAAGATATAA